The Triticum aestivum cultivar Chinese Spring chromosome 4B, IWGSC CS RefSeq v2.1, whole genome shotgun sequence sequence ATTCCTAGCAATTCACATTTCACTAATAACCATAACATCCACCTGAAACTAGATCAATTCTTTAGATTCAGAGAAGTAATGGGGAACGAATGACACTACCTAATCATACTCGATTTCAGAAACAGAGCAAACATGGGGCAAACCTTGAATTTTGTGCACATTAGCAGAGGCTGTTGGTAGTTCAGAACAGGGATGATGGCTTCTATGGCGAAGACTGTAGCCAGGATCCAACTTGTACGACAACCAGCGCTCAATTTGGACTGAGAAGGAGGTTGCAGCTGTGCCTGGGAGGAGAAAAGGGGGTTCGCCCGGGCAGAAGACAGGGGAAGAAGCAAGGCCGCAGGCGGCGCGTGGCAGTTCAGGGATGAAGTGACCGCGGCGACTGTTGGTGCTGTGCTCAAGCATTACTGCAAACACCTACCGTGCAACACACATGTCAAAGAACTGATTATGTAGAAGTGATCCAACGAGCCATCAAGgagatgcagggctgaaggaatgaAATTGACCTGGGTGGCGGCACCGCGGCACACCAATCTGAGCAGCGAGGGGAACTGGAGACACGCGGGGAAGGAGCAGCGCAATGGCGATGGGGAGCTGCGCCGGTGGGATAGGCTTCATCGCCGGCTGGATCTTGCCCATCCGGACgtgaggaggggggaggaggcttGGGGCAGAGTTCCTCGTCGGCGGTGGTAGGCACGCCGTCGGGGAGGTGCTGCTCCGTCGTCGGGAGATGGAGACACCGCGCCATGGCGACGTGATTTGGTCGGGTCCGATTGGGGGTGGCGTTGCGCGGAGATAGGGATGGGAATAGCGACCACCGTAGGATGGGCGGCAGcagcgaggcgcggggtggccgggcggcggcgaggcgcgggggtggccgggaggcggcggggcgtAGGGTGGCTGGTCGCCGGCGGGGGGCGGGGTGGTCGGGCGGTGGAGAGGCGCGGGATGGCCAGGAGGCGGCAGGGCgcggggcgaccgggcggcggcagggagcgggtggccgtggggcgacgggg is a genomic window containing:
- the LOC123092652 gene encoding uncharacterized protein, with the translated sequence MGKIQPAMKPIPPAQLPIAIALLLPRVSPVPLAAQIGVPRCRHPVMLEHSTNSRRGHFIPELPRAACGLASSPVFCPGEPPFLLPGTAATSFSVQIERWLSYKLDPGYSLRHRSHHPCSELPTASANVHKIQVQ